In Defluviimonas aquaemixtae, the sequence CGAACCCCCGGGTCTTGCAACAACGAGTGTAACCTTGAAGCCCAACTTCGTGACATCACGCGGAGACCGTCGACTGGCGGCGCACTTTCGGATGCTGCATGTCGCGAAATTCCAGACCTGACATTCAGTCGGAGTAGGCTCCTCGCGCGAGTGTCGCGCATTGTGTGAGGTCAAGTGGTGCGCATTTTCGCGGGCGCCGCGAAAGTCCGGTCTCACGGGCTGCGCCGCGGCGTCGCTATACTCAGTCGAACGGCAGGAGCGGGCCGTCTGCAACGCGCCTGAAGTCAGTTTAGAGCTCAAAGTATCAAACGCTGCGCTTCAGGCCAGCGGCTACGACAGCCTCAATCCTCGCCCTTGCCGCGCCAAGGATAGCTCACTCCGCCGAGCCTTGTCCGGGCCAGAGTGTGGTATCCGGATGAAACTGCGACCAGGCGAACCAAAATGCCTGATGGCTCCCAAGGTCGGTGCCGTCTGCGTCAACGGCCTTTATGCCGCCAGCATCCAGTTGAAGACGGACGTTCTCGAACGCGATCTCATCACCGTCGCTCAATGCCAAGAACGCCTGACTGCGTTGGAACGCCACAGGCTTGCCGGACGCCGTGACAATGCCGATGATATCCTCGTGTATGGGCAAGCGCGGATCGACATCGCCGACTGGGAATATCGGCCCGTTGGCATCACGGCCGTTGCGAAAATCGAAATCGCGACCAAGCGCCAGTTCTTCCACGAGCACCGTCGTCTGAGGGTATGTCCTTTTCCACGTTCCCCAATCGGTGGTCACGACAGAGGCCTGTTCCAGTTGCAGGTTCCGTTCCGCAAGAGGCCCGGTCACCGCCTTGCCGAGGAACGTGTCAAACACCGAAAAGGTGTTCACGTCGTACATCACCTTGTTAGAACGAATTAGCAGCCCCGATGTTCGCAGAACGGGCCGCGCAATTCCCTCCGGCAGCCGGTCGGTGAAATAGGCCTGTGCCGCACCGCACAAAGTGCAGTATGGAATGCCGAGGTCACGTCCGCCCAAGGTATCGTTGACCATTTCACGCACCTCCATGATGCGCCGCGGATACGCCCGATACTCTCCGTTCACCTCAATGCCGAAGACGATATCGTCGTCCTTGAGCCAGGTTGCATCTTCGGCGCTG encodes:
- a CDS encoding DUF3179 domain-containing (seleno)protein; translation: MALKAHPRIVAVASMVAFALFWPGALRAQETTSLPDYVVEQFGTPPAVPDGPLSEALQAAVQVAFLESAIESTWGQDQSAALGEIAESKDPRLVWIISDLMRFAGGEPLSRELAGAATTLLDIDVPNQNQWGVVTDHLIAWDIPAPPDYLRAKRTIFTSLVPGWDRIIVEGDIDWRLVSWGGVPIDDRAYDTTDEPCNCIPAADNPEVSSAEDATWLKDDDIVFGIEVNGEYRAYPRRIMEVREMVNDTLGGRDLGIPYCTLCGAAQAYFTDRLPEGIARPVLRTSGLLIRSNKVMYDVNTFSVFDTFLGKAVTGPLAERNLQLEQASVVTTDWGTWKRTYPQTTVLVEELALGRDFDFRNGRDANGPIFPVGDVDPRLPIHEDIIGIVTASGKPVAFQRSQAFLALSDGDEIAFENVRLQLDAGGIKAVDADGTDLGSHQAFWFAWSQFHPDTTLWPGQGSAE